CCAAGCGGTTTTCTACTCCACCATTTTTGAACCGAAGATAAGGACAAAGGCCTGAGCAAACTTGCAGTACAGCCCCTGGCTGCCATTCAAAAGTGAGCCATCAAACAGGCATTGATCCGCAATAACCAGAAGCGAATGGCAACGGCACGGGAGTTGAATATTGACAAAGGGACGCTGCGGAGGATGATGGAACGAACGGTTGGGGATTCGGGAGTGATTGGGTTTTTAGGTAATTAGATGATTAGATAATTGGGTAATTGGGGGAATGCAAACATCGGCAAATGAATTATTATTTGGTCAAATTATAAAATAATATTGCTGTCTTACCCTCCCAAAAACGCCCTTTTCACCTCCTCATTTTCCAGTAAATTTTTCGCTTTATCCTCAAACGCAATTTTGCCGATTTCAAATACATATCCCCGATCCGCATATTCTAATGCCATTCGTGCATTCTGCTCCACTAATAAAATTGTTGTTCCATTTTTGTTGATCTCTTTGATCTTGTCAAAAACGATCTCTACGAAGTTGGGAGAAAGCCCCAATGAAGGTTCATCTAACAACAGCAGTTTCGGTTTTAGCATCAATGCCCTGCCAATGGCAAGCATCTGCTGTTCCCCCGTGCTCAAAGTGCCAGCCTTTTGTTTTCGCCTTTTCTTCAAAAATGGAAACAGTTCAAAAACATTCTCCATCCGTTCCTTCACCACCGAACCCCCAACTCCCAAGCTGCTAACTCCTGAACGCTTAACTCCCCAACTCCTAGCTCCCAAACTCCCTAACTCTATCGTGAACGCCCCCATTTCCAGATTCTCCACAACCGTCATTGTCGGAAAAACCCGTCTCCCTTCAGGCACCAGGCATAAACCTTTCTTCACCAACTGATACGGCTGTTTACCATTTATTCTCTCGCATTGAAATAAAATATCCCCAGACTGCGGAGTTAATAAACCACAAATCGCCTTCAGCGCTGTGGATTTGCCCGCACCATTTGGCCCGATCATAGCGACAATTTCGCCCTCGCTCACGCCAAGCGAGACTGAATCCAGAGCGAGTACCCTATCATAAAAAACGGTTATATCTTTCACCAGCAACATTTCGGCACTTTTCCGATTATCAGCCACATAAACTCCTTATGTCAAAACTCTAAATTGAGATCTGCAAAATTAAAATTTTATTGTCATTCCGAACAAAGCGCAGCGAAGGGAGGAATCTGTATTTCTCATGGTATCAATTGATTAACCAGATTTTTCGCTTCGCTCGAAATGACTTTTTTTCTTGTTTTGCAGAACTCTATAAAATCCCAAAACGCTCAAACACCCGAACTCTGCAACTCTCTAACTCCGCAACTCCTTAACTCTCTTCCCAAGATACGCCTCGATAACCTTCTCATCCTTCGTCACTTCCTCTGGTGTTCCCTCTGAGATCTTTTCACCGTGGTCCAATACAATAATATGGTCGGAAATTCCCGTAACCACATTCATATCATGTTCGATAAACAAAATGGTCTTGCCCCGCTTTTTTAATTCCCTGATCACTTCCATGATTTTGATTCTGGTATTGGGAAATACTCCTGCTGTTGGTTCATCCAGAAGGAATAGCTCAGCATCGGTGGCCAGGGCACGACCGATTTCCAACAGCCGCCGCTGACCATGCGACATATTTTGGGCAAGTTCATCTTTTTTATCCGAAAGCCCCACCAACTCCAGATATTCCAGCGCCTTTTCTCTGTTCCTTTGTTCTTCATTCTTCATCGCCTTTGATTGCAGCAGGCCTGAGATAAGGCTTTCGCCTTTCTCATATTGGGTAGCGAGCAACATATTTTCCATA
This sequence is a window from candidate division KSB1 bacterium. Protein-coding genes within it:
- a CDS encoding ABC transporter ATP-binding protein → MMDKVQLKKSNERTILRIQNLVKEFDGVRAVDGLSCDIERNSITALIGPNGSGKTTVFNLISGFLRPNSGNIFLFKQVQSPELSNSQTLQHPNSPTLQLPNSITLQLTRLSPYKIARAGISRTFQNIRLFPQITVMENMLLATQYEKGESLISGLLQSKAMKNEEQRNREKALEYLELVGLSDKKDELAQNMSHGQRRLLEIGRALATDAELFLLDEPTAGVFPNTRIKIMEVIRELKKRGKTILFIEHDMNVVTGISDHIIVLDHGEKISEGTPEEVTKDEKVIEAYLGKRVKELRS
- a CDS encoding ABC transporter ATP-binding protein encodes the protein MLLVKDITVFYDRVLALDSVSLGVSEGEIVAMIGPNGAGKSTALKAICGLLTPQSGDILFQCERINGKQPYQLVKKGLCLVPEGRRVFPTMTVVENLEMGAFTIELGSLGARSWGVKRSGVSSLGVGGSVVKERMENVFELFPFLKKRRKQKAGTLSTGEQQMLAIGRALMLKPKLLLLDEPSLGLSPNFVEIVFDKIKEINKNGTTILLVEQNARMALEYADRGYVFEIGKIAFEDKAKNLLENEEVKRAFLGG